The following nucleotide sequence is from Populus nigra chromosome 15, ddPopNigr1.1, whole genome shotgun sequence.
AAAtcctaaattgaattttaaaattataaattatatattatgatatctaactaaacttttttttttaaaaaaaagggggaaaaccATCTTTACTAttccattccttttcttttcaaccaaaataaataaaaattaaaaaaaaccaagacacAATTTATAAACATGGCAGACAACCATTTAACTCTTCCCCTTTGGTCTCCTCATTGAGAAGAGAAACAAGCTTCCCGAGCTTCTTCACTCATGTTTCCTTCTTTCCCAGTTTGAAAACTAGAACACCCCATAACcatccttcttttctctcacaGCTCCCCTCTTTCAGGCTCGTACAACTTCTCCGCTTCTCTGCATTAACAATGATCACTGGCAAGGACATTTATGATGTTCTAGCAGCAATTGTGCCTCTATATGTTGCTATGATTTTAGCCTATGGCTCAGTCCGATGGTGGAAAATCTTTACACCTGATCAATGCTCAGGCATTAACCGTTTTGTAGCAGTCTTTGCAGTTCCTTTATTGTCTTTCCATTTCATATCATCCAATGATCCTTATGCTATGAACTATAGGTTCATTGCTGCTGATACTCTTCAAAAAGTTGTTATTCTTGGGGCTCTTTTTATTTGGCAAGCCTTTAGCAAACGTGGGAATCTTGAATGGATGAtcactctcttctctctttctacTCTCCCAAATACTCTTGTCATGGGAATCCCTCTTTTGAAAGCCATGTATGGAGACTTCTCAGGGAATCTTATGGTTCAAATTGTGGTTTTGCAAAGTGTAATTTGGTATACTCTTATGCTCTTCTTGTTTGAATATAGAGGAGCTACGCTACTAATCTCCGAGCAATTCCCTGAAACGGCTGGGTCTATTACATCATTCAGAGTTGACTCTGATGTTGTTTCGCTCAACGGACGGGAACCATTACAGGCTGATGCTGAGATTGGAGATGATGGTAAGCTACATGTGGTTGTGAAAAGATCAAATGCATCATCGATAGTGTCTTCCTTTAACAAGTCTCATGGACTAAACTCAATAACTTCAATGACTCCGAGAGCTTCGAATCTTACTGGTGTGGAGATCTACTCGGTTCAATCTTCTCGAGAGCCAACACCGAGAGCTTCAAGCTTTAATCAAACAGATTTTTATGCCATGTTTGCTAGCAAGGCCGCAAGTCCGAAACATGGATACACAAATAGTTTCCAAGGAGGGATTGGTGATGTCTACTCTTTGCAATCTTCGAAAGGAGCAACACCAAGAACTTCAAATTATGATGAGGAGATGTTGAAGTTAgggaagaaaaaaggaagaacaaaTATGAGTGGTGAATTGTTTAATGGTGGCAGTTTAGTTTCTTCTTATCCACCTCCAAATCCAATGTTTTCAGGGTCTACAAGTGGTGGACCAAAGAAGAAGGAAAGTGGTTCTGGTAGTGCAATGCCTAACAAGGAGCTTCATATGTTTGTTTGGAGCTCGAGTGCATCTCCGGTTTCAGAAGGGAACCTGAGGCATGCAGTTAATAGAGCTGCCTCCACTGATTTCGGGGTCACTGACCCTTCTAAAGCTGCTTTTCAACCTGAATCCGCTGCTTCAAAAGGTGAGAAACCTTCATTTCCCCCTCCTGCCACCTTATTTTTCTCCTTGTTATTGCATGGAAACAAATGACAGACATGTTTAATTTGTTTGCATTCTGATGGTTAACCTCCTCTATTTTACCTATTCTGTTTAGTCTAGCAATACATTACAACTATACTTTTTGCTTAATGCTGATGCAGCAATGAACCAATTAATTGAAAACATGAGCCCTTCTGGGAAATGGAGTGGAGAAAAGGAACATGATGTAGAAGATGGGTGCAAGTTTCCTCAAAATGTGTCTCCCTTCACTTGCCAAAAGAAGATGGATATGGCAGCAGATGGCTCAAAAAAACACCAAATGCCTCCTGCAAGTGTCATGACTAGACTCATCCTTATCATGGTCTGGAGGAAGTTGATAAGAAACCCTAATACTTACTCAAGCCTTTTGGGTGTTATATGGTCTCTCGTATCATACAGGTACTAAAAACCTTACACCATCTTTTCCTTTACCATTTCCACTCTCTAAATCACCTAtatatttatacaaataaaatctGATGGAGCTAGCCTTAAATTTATCTTCAGGTGGAACATCAAGATGCCGTCGATAGTTAGTGGATCTATAGCAATATTATCTGATGCAGGTCTAGGAATGGCTATGTTCAGTCTAGGTACTtatctttcatatatatatgatttgaaacaatttaattttttttttggtctaaaAATGCATCAAACATTGATTCTTGCTTAAACAGGATTGTTCATGGCTCTACAACCAAAGATTATAGCCTGTGGAAAATCAGTGGCAACTTTTGCAATGGCAGTGAGGTTCTTGACAGGCCCTGCTGTGATTGCTGCAACCTCTATTGCCATTGGCATTCGTGGTGTTCTTTTACATGTTGCAATTGTTCAGGTTGGACCTTCTGAATGTCAAAATTAAACCCTAATctcaatattgttttattttctaattgatgTGATCCAATGAAGCTTTGTGCATCTTTCTAGGTAGCTtcatttacaattatttttataagaaatcatGGCCAAAAcatgccaagaaaaaaaaatatttctcaaactTCCTTTCATTTCctcaatcatttattaaaaaaagattatttgttCATTATCTGTTCTTTGCATTATCTTCATTATTTTGCTTTCAATTACATAATGCTCAATTCTTTGCAAAAGGTGATCACTTGTCTTCTTTATTGACTGGTTTTGCAATCTCTtactaaatcaataaatttaagcAATTAACATTGATTACCTGTTCACAGGCAGCTCTTCCCCAAGGTATAGTCCCTTTTGTATTTGCCAAGGAGTACAACGTCCATCCGGACATACTTAGCACAGCGTAAGTAATTTATTTACATCACAAGAAAGCCCtatctatacatatatatcaaCCATTACTGTGTGAAGAAGGTGATCccatttttatagaaaaatcttaataatCAGAAATTAATGGACTATGTGGAATAATCTTACAttgcaataattttatttttatttgtttgcagGGTTATTTTTGGGATGTTGATTGCCTTGCCCATTACAGTACTCTATTATGTGCTTCTTGGCGTCTGACTTCATGGAAAACAAGGCAAGGAAAAGAGTATACTACTGTAAATCCAAGTCAGGCTAAGGTGGATGGATGATATAAAAATTGCTAGATTTTTTGTGTGCCATTGGAGCAAGACATAAACACCGTGTCATCGTCTGCATGTGATCTGTGGGTTTAATATACCTTTTGCTCATGTCTTTACTTTGTTCAATGTTActgttatttgtttaattttgctACATTATCAGGTTAGTTAGGTAGAAAGCAATATACTAGGGCTTAGGATGCAAGAAAAGGAGGGTTAATTATTATGTACTTGGGAGCTTATTACACTGACATCAATGTAGCTCTTTGACTTTGTAGTCAGTTTACGTTGCTTGATTCATGAATTGTTGTGCtggtaatatttatttaaggtGTTGGGAAAGATCCACACTTCTTCTGAAGCTTTGAAAATTGACATTTAGCCTGTTCCCTTCCACAcgtattattgtaatttattttagttagaAATATTGGAGGAGAAGAGCAAGAAAACTTCATTCATAATTATGCATTCAAGGGccaataaaccaaaaaaataaaatcaataaattaattaatttgcttGTAATTATCAGTAATTACTTAATAGGAgagatgtgtatatatataaagaaacatCCGGtcccattaaaaaattaataagaatattttaacatgtataaaaattattctttttaattcctTCTCTCCCTTCTCTCCTGTTTGTCTCTCTTTCTTGTATCTATctctaaataaatataattatatagctATCATCATCTCTAGATTGctagagttttaaattaaatgcaGGAATCTACAGATGATGTACAATGAATTCAGTAtcatttgattattaattagAGATGGATCCAGTTACAAGAGAACAACTTTTGTGAATAATACTAGTTCATATGTGCATGCATGGGTGGAAGAAAATGAGGCAAAAGCCACGAATTGAAAGTTTATTAGTTATTTCTTATgagttttgatatatatatatatatatatagaccatacccttttgctaaaaaataactatatttcAATGTAAATCTATAGATTTTATACACACACAAGCACACCTTGTCAGACCTCAAATGTTCCTAGGGTCTCGAAGATCCAGCAAAAATCCTAGAGATATCACTTGACTTACCCCAAAATATAGGCTACATGAGAGGGAACAAATGAGGGTAGTGTTAAAGCACCTATTCCAtagaataattacaaaaatataaaaattaagaatagaTCATCCATTACAAGACTTAATTTTTCTGGATGGAAACCTGGACTCAGTCATCTAATTCAATAATGAAAAGACTGGCTAACtatatatgatgatgatgatgatgatgatgatgatgatgatgatgatgatttaatATTCCAAAACCCTATCCATTTTTAAATGCCGTATTGCTTGTTGGGATCTGGTGACTTTGAGGAGGCATGTTATATCTAAAGAGAGTAAGAAATACAGTACTTGAGGCATGTGATTCACTGATCGTCAAATCAAAATGAGACTGGCAGACTGCTCTCTTTCAGTATCATTTGTCCTAACTGCAAGTTTTTTGTAAGGTTATGGTGTTCAAAGACAAAGTTTGGCTGTCTAGTCTGGTTTTCAAGACAGATcttattatcatattttgacAACGTAAATGCTTGCTTCACCATCCATTTGTCTTGAACTTTCCACCTATTAAATTTACAAGTAAATGGCCTTTTGGCTAGCAGTATATTCCACATCCATTAAAATAATTCGATTAAAAAGATTATATGCAAAGTAACCAATAatataaatctattttattttatattttttgaaattaattcaaCCACAACAATTGAGTATTTAAGATTGTGTTcgtggtttttgtttttgagtttttaaaaaatatattttgttttaaaaaacattaagttaatgatattttttagtgtttttcaatgattttaatattttttttaaacaaaaaatatcatgcattACAATACCAATAATATAATGCATAGCAAATACAGACATGGTATTAATTAGTTATGTATCATTCATACAAACTTATTGAaacaaatacataattaaacaGTACTTGTATCAACCTTCAAGCATGACATGAGAACTCATCAAGTTATAACCAGATAAGGATTAGATCAAAACTATGCATGTGTTAAGGTTCCTTAGTATCACATCAAATTGATAAAGTTGATGAGGAAAGAAAGCTTGCAAATACAATGTAGTTGTTATGTAAGTTCTATTTTTCTGTAATAATCTCACGTGGGAAGCCAAAAGAGTTGTCTTGTTTTTGGAGTTCAAACCCTGCATTGCACATGCACTTCTCTATAAAATCCTGCCATCTCTTGAGACAAACTCTTGAATAAACAACAAGAGTTGAAGAATTCTTGTAAACCCATGAGCCGACACCATGGATCCAGTGACAGCAAGAACTCTATCCCATGTGGGGACTTTTCAATCTCGTTCAGTTTATGTGGGTTTCTTTATGTTTGTTTGTGAATCAATCTAAGAGTAGttaatttgatttcttattaattttctcAGCTACAACTTCCGAGGTTCCTCGCATAcattatcttgattaatttcctAATTCAACTCCTTAAAATCAAAGATTGGTCTAGCTAGTTCAAGCATATATTTAAAGCTTACATTACATGAATTATAGGTCAAATGATTCCATTTAACGGTTTTATATCTTGACAATCAATGTTTGCATCTCCTTGATAATCAATGTTCTATTTTcagattaagtttttttatatgatgacGATGATTAAGTTCATTCTTATGATATTATGATAACATATTTACATTATATTTGATTAGTATTTCGAGAGAGAAAAAtacataagataaaaatatagttaattagagatgaaaataagaacataaaacaaatatatttttttaaaaaaaaacctttgcaatgaatttgtatccttatttaaaatgaatttttatcatttcaaaacatgaattatataaatagATATTTCCTCAATCATCACAAATATTCATATTTTCTATCtcagaattttaattaaatactatcTTAGAGTTGCTTTCAGTTGTCCATCAAATGGCAAGCTGTCATTTCCACATACAGAAATCAAGACCAAGAAGATTTGTAAATGAAAAGGTATCTGTTCAAGCTAGTCAACTCTAGCTTGGAAACCCACATTCAATGGCTTAGTATTGTATTGTCTCTCGAGTTGCTTCCAAATCTTCACATACAGATAACTTGATgcagaaaaagaaagccttaACGGTTTAAACTTGTGCTAGAAAAGCtgtcaaaaaaacaagaaccatCAAATGGCTGGATCagataatagaaacaaaaaacaaatcaaaataatcaaatcatgACATTTGTGTAATGTACTAACCAACTAATTTATACATACAAAGTTGGTCCATTGTTACGAGCAGCAAAGCATCAGCAGCATCTACACAAGCCCTTCAGATTGTTTGATTCAAATTTATGGTCAGCTGACTAATCTACAAGTCCTCTTGGGAAACTTAAATAGAGAGCACCACGATCCATTAAATTAGCAAATTCTAACCCAGAAACAAATGCAGATGAAGCAACACCTAGGGTTAATGAAAAAATCTGTTGTCACATGTTAGCCGATAAGCCATTGTCACAGAGATGAGTTACACAGATTCCCCCCCATAGCCATCATGGCTATCTACATTTTCTTTACTCGATCTGGATTGTGTGGAAGACTTTCCAGGAGATAATTTTCCTGTTTGTGGTTTTGGGTTGCATATATTGAGGTATGTGTAACAAGACATGCCTACAATAGCCGTCAATGCCCCGCATATACTGGTCGCTCCTGGATTGGAGCCAAAGATGTAGTAATTTCCAAGAAGCACAACACATGTTTTGAATTGACCAAGAACAACATGAGAAATAGCAGATGTCGCCCTGAAAAGTAAATGAGATGAAATGAATGAGAACCAAACAGCTAACTCAACATACATTCAAATTACTAATCATAACTTCAtcttaagattaaaataatattagtttaAAGACAGCTGCAGCGTTCCATGGTTCAAGTTAGTTCTAGTCTCATCTTTTATGAACAAGGATACAGTAAGCTTAACAAAGCACACAACAATATGAAAACACTAGCAATTAGCATAAAAAAAGTGGTTTGATTGTTCTTTAGGTGGGCAGCTTAAGGGTTGAAAAGGGAGAGTTGGGATTTTATAGGGAGGTTTTCAGGGATAATTGTTAAAGAGTGCTTTAAAGATTTTCAAGAGGAAAAAGttgtctttcttgttttttttttctctcttcctaaAATAGTCAACTTATAACCTACTCTCGTTCTCTTTTACTTGCACCTTACAGTTGGGACCCCTTGCATTGTTTACTTTTTTCGTGATAGAAATCAGTTCACTGTCAACCTTGCTCTCATTGGACCCACTAATGATCTAAATTCTCAAGCAggtaacattatttttaagacCACCTATTTTGACATCCTTAATGAGAGCTCTCATTAACTTTTAATCATTAAAGCTccgatatcatgtcaaaaaaccatctcaacctaaaagcttaacCGGTTAGAACAAGcgtgaaaataattttatattactctctaaCACCTCATAGCTAACAAACCCTTAGCTatagaatttataaaatgtgAGTTAATCGATACAAATATAAACAGAAATATAACATATTTTCTCTCAGCTTAAAGACAATTCACAGTGTAGAGATATTCTTGTTTCCTTGGTTGTAGTCAAGCAGTAGATATTTGGTCAGAATTCAGAAGTGGTCATGAGCTGCTTTTGGGGAAGATGATTCTTTGAAATCCAAGGTCAATAAGAGCATACACATAATTTTAGCCTGTTAATCCTACTAATAGAAGTGGCCGGTCCATGAATTTCACAGATTTAAcaagctttaaaaaattaatcatgaattATCCAATGATGTGAAGGGGTGGGTTAGGAATTTTATTAACTCACTATAAGAGTGCATATTTCATAGAATTTGTCTGTGTTTTGAGATTCACCTCACCTATTCTTACGATTAAATAAATGCTGCCCCTAGCTTTTCAGTTTTTGTGTCTTTATTCAATCCTTCCATTAGATTCTGAAGGCACAACAATGTAACTATTATCACATGGTACTCTTCTCTTcaacaaaattgaagaaaaaggaaaaggcttCTAGTGTCAAAGGAGAAATTTAGCCCTCATCAACTcttttgaaaaacacaaaacacatTAACCATTCTGCAAACTACCAACAATGATGTGATGCTTATAATACCATTCCAAGATCAATGGCTTCCCAACCCAAATGCGTAATCATAACCAATGAGCCAAAGCATTTAATGGTCtgctaaaattttaaagttatatgCTCTCACTATAATACCAAGGCGTAAGTTAGGACACAGAGACTAACAACTCGATTAGAATTAGAACAGAGCTTAACCAACTGGTCCAGCACCCATTTACAGACTAGGAAGAGGTTTAGAACTGGTCATATGGATCCTTTTCCTATATTCTATTA
It contains:
- the LOC133674061 gene encoding auxin efflux carrier component 2, with amino-acid sequence MITGKDIYDVLAAIVPLYVAMILAYGSVRWWKIFTPDQCSGINRFVAVFAVPLLSFHFISSNDPYAMNYRFIAADTLQKVVILGALFIWQAFSKRGNLEWMITLFSLSTLPNTLVMGIPLLKAMYGDFSGNLMVQIVVLQSVIWYTLMLFLFEYRGATLLISEQFPETAGSITSFRVDSDVVSLNGREPLQADAEIGDDGKLHVVVKRSNASSIVSSFNKSHGLNSITSMTPRASNLTGVEIYSVQSSREPTPRASSFNQTDFYAMFASKAASPKHGYTNSFQGGIGDVYSLQSSKGATPRTSNYDEEMLKLGKKKGRTNMSGELFNGGSLVSSYPPPNPMFSGSTSGGPKKKESGSGSAMPNKELHMFVWSSSASPVSEGNLRHAVNRAASTDFGVTDPSKAAFQPESAASKAMNQLIENMSPSGKWSGEKEHDVEDGCKFPQNVSPFTCQKKMDMAADGSKKHQMPPASVMTRLILIMVWRKLIRNPNTYSSLLGVIWSLVSYRWNIKMPSIVSGSIAILSDAGLGMAMFSLGLFMALQPKIIACGKSVATFAMAVRFLTGPAVIAATSIAIGIRGVLLHVAIVQAALPQGIVPFVFAKEYNVHPDILSTAVIFGMLIALPITVLYYVLLGV